A stretch of the Uranotaenia lowii strain MFRU-FL chromosome 3, ASM2978415v1, whole genome shotgun sequence genome encodes the following:
- the LOC129756055 gene encoding small integral membrane protein 12-A, which yields MWPLILQFLRSNATYITLPIAGIVGVIGYNIESLLSDKYTPYSGSIDDKRAERITDDERLKNATNVPKLVYQENVLGRNLSPSLQGKN from the exons ATGTGGCCActtattttacaatttctacGATCAAATGCCACCTACATCACACTACCGATCGCAGGCATCGTTGGAGTCATCGGGTACAATATTGAAAGCTTGCTGTCCGATAAATACACGCCTTACAGTG GATCCATCGATGATAAACGAGCCGAACGTATCACTGACGACGAACGGCTAAAGAATGCCACGAACGTGCCGAAGTTGGTGTACCAAGAAAATGTCCTTGGGAGGAATTTGTCACCCTCTTTGCAAGGGAAAAATTGA